The following proteins come from a genomic window of Sesamum indicum cultivar Zhongzhi No. 13 linkage group LG10, S_indicum_v1.0, whole genome shotgun sequence:
- the LOC105171509 gene encoding CAP-Gly domain-containing linker protein 1 isoform X1 → MENSESTSSVPPPAPLSEKKENENVTPINPKFAELAESRQELLSRIQNLKQDLQNWRMKLDTQVKVYRDELSELKKSLNTEVEQLRTEFRELRTTLQQQQEDVTASLRNLGLQDELGETIGAEGAKDVENNKEVAQDLPKEDDGKDTNE, encoded by the exons ATGGAAAATTCCGAGTCCACTTCTTCGGTTCCTCCTCCAGCTCCTCTGTCTGAG aaaaaggagaatgAGAATGTGACGCCGATTAACCCTAAGTTTGCG GAATTGGCTGAATCGCGGCAGGAGCTTCTCAGTAGAATTCAGAATCTGAAGCAG GACCTGCAAAACTGGAGGATGAAGCTGGACACTCAAGTCAAGGTTTACCGTGAT gAGCTCTCTGAGCTGAAGAAATCACTCAATACTGAAGTGGAGCAACTCCGGACA GAATTTCGAGAACTGAGGACCACTCTCCAACAGCAGCAGGAAGATGTCACAGCCAGCCTAAGAAATTTAGGG CTGCAGGATGAATTGGGAGAAACAATAGGGGCTGAAGGTGCAAAAGACGTGGAAAACAACAAGGAGGTAGCTCAAGATTTACCGAAAGAAGATGATGGTAAAGACACCAATGAATAG
- the LOC105171508 gene encoding vesicle-associated membrane protein 724, with protein MGGQESFIYSFVARGTMVLAEYTEFTGNFPAIAAQCLQRLPSSNNKFTYKCDHHIFNFLVEDGYAYCVVAKESVGKQISIALLERIKADFKKRYGGGKADTAVAKSLNKEFGPLMKEHMQYIIDHADEIEKLLKVKAQVSEVKSIMLENIDKTMERGEILTSLNDKAEDLRNSAQEFKKQGQQIRRKMWYQNMKIKLVVLGIILLLVLIIWLSVCRGFNCTN; from the exons ATGGGCGGCCAAGAATCGTTCATATACAGCTTCGTAGCGCGCGGCACGATGGTGTTGGCGGAGTACACCGAGTTCACCGGCAACTTTCCGGCGATTGCTGCTCAGTGTTTGCAGAGGTTGCCGTCTTCCAACAACAAGTTCACGTACAAGTGTGATCACCACATTTTTAACTTCCTAGTTGAAGATGGTTATG CATACTGCGTCGTTGCCAAAGAATCCGTCGGCAAACAGATCTCAATTGCACTTTTGGAACGTATAAAAGCTGATTTCAAGAAAAGATATGGAGGTGGTAAAGCAGATACAGCAGTTGCGAAAAGTCTGAACAAAGAATTTGG GCCTCTAATGAAAGAACACATGCAATACATTATTGATCATGCCGATGAGATTGAGAAACTATTGAAAGTTAAGGCCCAAGTTTCAGAAGTCAAAAGTATTATGCTGGAGAATATAGACAAG ACTATGGAAAGAGGTGAAATCCTAACCAGCCTAAACGACAAGGCAGAGGACCTGCGCAATTCG GCTcaagaattcaagaaacaaGGGCAGCAAATCCGACGAAAAATGTGGTACcaaaacatgaaaataaagttAGTTGTGCTCGGAATCATCCTCCTCCTTGTCCTCATAATCTGGCTCTCTGTTTGCCGCGGTTTTAACTGCACCAACTAG
- the LOC105171505 gene encoding 60S ribosome subunit biogenesis protein NIP7 homolog — MRPLDEKETTLVFNKLHKFVGNNLKNIVLESQSHEGPESNPGRYCFRLQKNRVYYVSESLIKRATNIKREKLVSLGTQIGKFTKAGKFHLTIQSLNLLAANAKHKVWLKPTSEMSFLYGNSVLKGGVGRITENIQVNDGVVVFSMSDVPLGFGDAAKSTVDCRKMDPNGIVVHRHADIGEYLRMEDDL, encoded by the coding sequence ATGAGACCTCTCGACGAGAAAGAGACGACTCTCGTCTTCAACAAGCTCCACAAATTCGTTGGAAACAACCTCAAGAACATCGTCCTGGAGTCTCAGTCGCACGAAGGGCCGGAGTCGAATCCCGGACGCTACTGCTTTCGCCTCCAGAAGAACAGGGTATACTACGTCTCCGAATCCTTAATCAAAAGGGCGACCAACATCAAGCGCGAGAAGTTAGTTTCGCTCGGAACCCAAATCGGTAAATTCACGAAAGCTGGGAAATTTCACTTGACCATCCAGAGCTTGAATCTTTTGGCTGCGAATGCGAAGCATAAAGTTTGGCTCAAGCCCACTTCGGAAATGAGTTTTTTGTATGGGAACAGTGTGTTGAAAGGTGGGGTGGGGAGGATTACGGAGAACATTCAGGTGAATGATGGGGTGGTGGTTTTCTCGATGTCGGATGTGCCGTTGGGATTTGGGGATGCAGCGAAGAGTACGGTGGATTGCCGTAAGATGGATCCTAATGGGATTGTGGTGCATCGGCATGCGGATATTGGGGAATATTTGAGAATGGAGGATGATCTTTAG
- the LOC105171506 gene encoding flowering-promoting factor 1-like protein 3: MSGVWVFKNGVVRLVENPGDCPRRKLLVHLPTNEAITSYEVLERKLLSLGWERYYDDPDLLQFHKRSTIHLISLPRDFSKFKSIHMYDIVVKNRNEFEVRDM; the protein is encoded by the coding sequence atgtcaGGTGTGTGGGTGTTCAAGAACGGCGTCGTCCGGCTGGTGGAGAACCCCGGCGACTGTCCCCGCCGGAAACTGCTAGTCCACTTGCCGACCAACGAAGCCATTACATCATACGAAGTTCTTGAAAGGAAACTGTTGTCTCTTGGGTGGGAGAGGTACTATGATGATCCTGACCTTCTGCAGTTCCACAAGAGGTCAACAATTCACCTCATTTCCCTTCCCAGGGACTTCTCCAAGTTCAAGTCCATTCACATGTACGACATCGTTGTCAAGAATCGCAACGAATTTGAAGTTAGAGACATGTGA
- the LOC105171510 gene encoding heavy metal-associated isoprenylated plant protein 35-like, with protein sequence MASGQAEEPSQPPLQYQTWVLKVSIHCQGCKRKVKKVLQSIEGVYTTNIDSQQQKVTVTGNIDAQTLIKKLVKTGKHAELWPEKPPSAGKEKKPGKGNCNEKENDSKSSENSEEEEEENPSDQGNNNNNPQVKISSPRTNGGPTVKFVDPVSVDNKPPENLPGGDKSPAAEINGSANGGEKNSGGGGQGQGQGGGKKKKKKKGRKGKNSNAGPAPNGAPASTGVEIPKVGFTQVVDQINPSPTSENVYHYPPNYAPQAAYVVSYNAAHRTGNGGPSYYMPPSAYSYASYAAAEMYEAQAAPLDSFEILSDENPNGCNIM encoded by the exons atggCATCAGGACAAGCAGAAGAACCTTCTCAACCTCCCCTTCAATACCAG ACATGGGTTCTCAAAGTTTCCATCCACTGTCAAGGCTGCAAAAGGAAAGTGAAGAAAGTTCTGCAAAGCATTGAAG GTGTTTACACGACAAACATAGATTCCCAGCAGCAAAAAGTTACTGTTACTGGCAATATTGATGCACAAACCCTGATCAAGAAACTGGTGAAAACTGGAAAGCATGCAGAATTATGGCCGGAAAAGCCTCCCTCCGCCGGCAAGGAAAAGAAGCCCGGAAAAGGAAACTGCAATGAGAAAGAAAACGACTCCAAGAGCAGTGAAAACAGcgaagaggaagaggaggagaaTCCATCTGATCAgggcaataataataataatcctCAAGTCAAGATCAGCTCTCCAAGAACCAATGGTGGACCAACTGTTAAGTTCGTGGACCCTGTTTCTGTGGACAACAAGCCGCCGGAAAATCTCCCCGGCGGGGACAAATCTCCAGCGGCGGAGATTAATGGCAGCGCCAACGGTGGGGAGAAGAATAGTGGTGGAGGAGGACAGGGACAGGGACAGGGTGgtgggaaaaagaagaaaaaaaagaaagggcgAAAAGGGAAAAACAGCAATGCAGGTCCAGCACCTAATGGCGCACCAGCAAGCACAGGAGTGGAGATTCCAAAGGTGGGTTTCACCCAAGTTGTGGATCAGATTAATCCGAGCCCTACATCAGAGAATGTGTACCATTATCCTCCGAATTATGCGCCACAAGCAGCATATGTGGTGAGCTACAATGCGGCGCATCGCACCGGCAACGGTGGTCCAAGTTATTACATGCCTCCATCAGCGTACAGCTACGCCTCCTATGCAGCAGCAGAAATGTATGAGGCGCAAGCTGCACCGTTGGATTCGTTCGAGATATTGAGCGATGAGAACCCAAATGGATGCAACATCATGTGA
- the LOC105171512 gene encoding probable protein phosphatase 2C 40, whose translation MMHGETLNDSEGEIKVSFGYHCNCKTNYIDIPSSGILQRGNSSFSCLSGAALSANATLANTNICNGLFGSEILPTLDSPTSFRRIPSSPKLDFLSSSLQSSMSNLSFSPSSASEGLDYDSFSLKSMSAPSRSESFLNAMEVQIAGGAAGEDRVQAVCSEENGWVFCAIYDGFNGRDAADFLAGTLYETITFHLNLLDWDLEQESAKASDCVASENVRNNVSLSCFDDTLNNGNGDRCFKQRVLNSLQHSLSLAETEFLHMVEQEMDDRPDLVSIGSCVLLVLLHGKNLYLLNVGDSRAVLATYESEGLRAVQLTDCHTVDNEVERIQLLNDHPDDPSTIVAGKVKGKLKVTRAFGVGYLKKKSMNDALMGILRVRNLISPPYVSLQPSASVHEISNSDHFVVLGSDGLFDFFSNDEVVKLVHSYISRNPFGDPAKFLVEQLAARAAESAGFSMEELMSIPAGRRRKYHDDVTVIVIVLGTNKRASKASTCL comes from the exons ATGATGCATGGGGAAACCTTAAATGATTCTGAAGGAGAAATCAAAGTTAGTTTTGGTTATCATTGCAACTGCAAgacaaattatattgatatccCGTCTTCAGGTATACTTCAAAGGGGCAACAGCTCCTTCTCTTGCCTCTCCGGTGCTGCATTGAGTGCCAATGCAACATTAGCTAATACGAATATTTGCAATGGGTTGTTTGGGTCTGAAATACTCCCAACTTTGGACTCTCCTACTTCATTCCGTAGGATTCCATCTTCACCAAAGTTGGACTTTTTATCATCTTCTCTCCAAAGTAGCATGTCAAATTTGAGTTTTAGTCCATCCTCGGCAAGTGAGGGTCTTGATTATGATTCCTTTTCACTCAAGTCTATGAGTGCTCCTTCAAGAAGCGAAAGCTTTCTCAACGCAATGGAAGTACAAATTGCTGGAGGCGCTGCTGGTGAAGATAGAGTTCAAGCTGTTTGTTCCGAAGAAAATGGCTGGGTTTTCTGTGCCATCTATGATGGTTTCAATGGAAGGGATGCGGCTGATTTTCTGGCTGGAACATTGTATGAAACAATCACGTTTCACCTTAACCTTCTAGACTGGGACCTTGAGCAGGAGTCAGCTAAAGCTTCTGACTGTGTGGCGTCAGAAAATGTTAGAAATAATGTTAGTCTTAGTTGCTTCGACGACACACTTAATAATGGAAATGGAGACAGATGTTTTAAGCAGAGGGTGCTCAACAGCCTTCAGCACTCTCTCAGTCTAGCAGAGACTGAATTTCTTCACATGGTTGAACAAGAAATGGATGACCGTCCTGATTTAGTATCTATAGGATCTTGTGTCTTACTTGTTCTACTCCACGGGAAAAATTTGTACTTGCTCAACGTTGGTGATAGTCGAGCTGTATTGGCTACATATGAAAGCGAAGGTCTGCGAGCAGTGCAGCTCACTGATTGTCATACTGTTGACAATGAAGTTGAGAGAATCCAACTTCTGAACGATCATCCTGATGACCCTTCAACAATTGTGGCAGGAAAAGTCAAAGGGAAGTTAAAGGTTACAAGGGCTTTTGGAGTTGGTTACTTGAAAAAG AAATCCATGAATGATGCTTTGATGGGTATTCTTCGAGTCCGTAATCTCATAAGCCCTCCGTATGTATCATTGCAACCATCAGCAAGTGTACACGAGATTTCAAACTCTGATCACTTTGTCGTACTGGGGAGCGATGGCTTGTTTGACTTCTTTAGCAATGACGAAGTTGTAAAGCTTGTACATTCATACAtatcaagaaacccttttggTGATCCGGCTAAATTTCTGGTAGAGCAGCTTGCGGCAAGAGCAGCAGAGTCGGCAG GTTTTAGCATGGAGGAGCTGATGAGTATCCCTGCTGGCAGAAGACGAAAATATCACGACGATGTGACAGTCATAGTAATCGTCCTGGGCACGAACAAACGCGCCTCAAAGGCATCGACGTGTCTATGA
- the LOC105171513 gene encoding 40S ribosomal protein S21, with protein sequence MQNEEGQNMDLYIPRKCSATNRLITSKDHASVQINIGHVDERGIYTGAFSTFALCGFIRAQGDADSALDRLWQKKKVEVRQQ encoded by the exons ATGCAGAACGAAGAAGGACAAAACATGGATCTCTACATTCCCCGAAAATG CTCGGCTACAAATAGGTTGATTACTTCCAAGGACCATGCGTCAGTACAGATTAACATTGGCCATGTGGATGAGAGAGGCATTTATACTGGTGCATTCTCTACTTTTGCTCTTTGTGGCTTCATTCGTGCTcag GGTGATGCTGACAGTGCCTTGGATCGCCTCTGGCAGAAGAAGAAAGTTGAAGTCCGGCAACAGTAG
- the LOC105171514 gene encoding 40S ribosomal protein S21-like — protein MQNEEGQNMDLYIPRKCSATNRLITSKDHASVQINIGHLDERGIYTGASSTFALCGFIRAQGDADSALDRLWQKKKVEIKQQ, from the exons ATGCAGAACGAAGAGGGACAAAACATGGATCTCTACATTCCCCGAAAAtg TTCGGCTACAAATAGGTTGATTACTTCCAAGGACCATGCATCAGTACAAATCAACATAGGACATTTGGATGAGAGGGGCATTTACACTGGTGCATCCTCTACTTTTGCTCTTTGTGGCTTCATTCGTGCTCAG GGTGATGCTGACAGTGCCTTGGATCGCCTTTGGCAGAAGAAGAAAGTGGAAATCAAGCAACAGTag
- the LOC105171509 gene encoding uncharacterized protein LOC105171509 isoform X2, with the protein MENSESTSSVPPPAPLSEKKENENVTPINPKFAELAESRQELLSRIQNLKQDLQNWRMKLDTQVKVYRDELSELKKSLNTEVEQLRTEFRELRTTLQQQQEDVTASLRNLGDELGETIGAEGAKDVENNKEVAQDLPKEDDGKDTNE; encoded by the exons ATGGAAAATTCCGAGTCCACTTCTTCGGTTCCTCCTCCAGCTCCTCTGTCTGAG aaaaaggagaatgAGAATGTGACGCCGATTAACCCTAAGTTTGCG GAATTGGCTGAATCGCGGCAGGAGCTTCTCAGTAGAATTCAGAATCTGAAGCAG GACCTGCAAAACTGGAGGATGAAGCTGGACACTCAAGTCAAGGTTTACCGTGAT gAGCTCTCTGAGCTGAAGAAATCACTCAATACTGAAGTGGAGCAACTCCGGACA GAATTTCGAGAACTGAGGACCACTCTCCAACAGCAGCAGGAAGATGTCACAGCCAGCCTAAGAAATTTAGGG GATGAATTGGGAGAAACAATAGGGGCTGAAGGTGCAAAAGACGTGGAAAACAACAAGGAGGTAGCTCAAGATTTACCGAAAGAAGATGATGGTAAAGACACCAATGAATAG
- the LOC105171507 gene encoding flowering-promoting factor 1-like protein 3, whose protein sequence is MSGVWVFKNGVVRLVENAGDCHGKKVLVHVPTNEVITSYSVLERKLSSLGWERYYDDPELLQFHKRSTVHLISLPKDFNKFKSMHMYDIVVKNRNEFEVRDM, encoded by the coding sequence ATGTCTGGTGTTTGGGTGTTCAAAAACGGCGTTGTCCGGCTGGTGGAGAATGCCGGAGACTGCCATGGCAAGAAAGTGCTAGTCCATGTACCAACAAATGAGGTTATCACATCATATTCTGTTCTCGAGAGGAAGTTGTCGTCTCTCGGTTGGGAGAGGTACTATGATGATCCTGAACTCCTTCAGTTCCACAAGAGGTCCACAGTTCATCTCATTTCCCTCCCTAAGGATTTCAACAAGTTCAAGTCCATGCACATGTACGACATCGTTGTCAAGAATCGCAACGAGTTTGAAGTCAGGGATATGTAG